One Nostoc punctiforme PCC 73102 DNA window includes the following coding sequences:
- a CDS encoding non-ribosomal peptide synthetase: MKTLDELLSELRQRDVKLWLEDDRLRYRAAKDSLTPELLTELKTQKAEIIKFLRQVTTAASSQIPPIVVCERNGNLPLSFGQQRIWFLHQFEPNSSSNNMPVVVRFTGNLNVAFLEESLREVVRRHEVLRTTFPAVNGKPSQVIADDVSLTLPIIDLQQVPDEKREAEALLLATKEAHQPFDLANGPILRVLLLRFCDREHLLIWNMHCIVCDGASSDLFYQDFTSVYKALSAGKASPLTPLPVQYADFTNWQYQWLQGEVLESQVNYWKQKLEGNLPIIELPYDRPRPHGVQTYRGDRAALLLSKTLNHALTDLSQKWGVTLFMTLLTVFELLLYRYSGQEDLLISFASASRGQVETERLIGFFSNTLVMRGNLAGNPTFRQLLDRVRKDCLEAYTHQDLPFERLIEELRPEQQSRNSSPLFQVKFSLNPPWSNGRGMGALQLPDLTITSLFGYIYHGKTKYDLTLVLREQDNGLGMVFDYNAEMFDASTIERMLGHFKTLLEGIVANPDQPISELPLLTAPEQHQLLVDWHGKQADYPQNTCIHQWFEAQVKRTPDNIAVSFENQQLTYQELNHRANQLAHYLQTLGVKSGVLVGLNVEPSLEMMVGLLGILKAGGTYVPIVPTSGQDSLAFILEDAQISLVLTQSSLVEKLSEHQVQVICLDSDYEAIALHATKNPNNHITDRTLACVMYVSGGNGKPNGIAITHRNFVTHSLAISDTWVLTQSDCLLLIPSMSCDTFIESLFPSWITGATVIIQSQELQSTTQFFPFIAQQKITVVNIPTYFWYELVKEPSVSLETLPSSLRLVMVGGEKVSRNAYLTWVEKVSKQVRWLNAYGALETTLTATVYDPETATEASNTRPEIPIGRAIANTQIYILDRQVQPLPIGVTGEIYISSIGVAHGYFNRPDLTSEKFIPNPFSSESGSYLYRSGDLGRYLSNGNIEFIGRRDNQAKIRGFRIDLTQIETILAHYPGVQNAAVIAKEDVSGDKHLIAYLVPKQNETIGSEQLLSFLQQKLPEHLLPSFVIIDSLPLNANGQVDCKALLALNPTNTEREKIFATAENPLQLQLTEIWENVLGIHPIGITDNFFDLGGHSLLAVRLFSQIEKIVGKNLALSILLQAPTIEQLANIVEREICSKPGVAAVPTADVKSETSIPWSSLVAIQPNGSKPPFFCVHGLGGEVLRFRQLAVHLGSDQPFYGLQPQGLDGKQLPYTRIEDMAAHYIQQIQTIQPGEPYLIGGYSSGGIIAYEMARQLVMQGKEVALLVLFDTYGSKNTESLSLQKPASHDWKSLLAIASNYLIEQVKGNAERFKYQIKEIVWRFVFHFHLILSRPLPYSNRKYMVEHATIQALRKYALQVYSGRATVFRTEDGLVVGQREADSKMGWGKLALGGVDIYDISGIHNSIFKEPHVQSVSEKMKACIDQIIAET; the protein is encoded by the coding sequence ATGAAAACATTAGATGAACTACTATCAGAGCTACGTCAGCGCGATGTCAAACTTTGGCTAGAGGATGACCGCTTACGCTATCGGGCAGCAAAAGACAGTCTCACACCAGAATTGCTCACTGAGTTAAAAACTCAAAAAGCCGAAATCATCAAGTTTCTTCGACAAGTTACTACAGCTGCCAGTTCACAGATTCCCCCAATTGTCGTTTGTGAACGGAATGGCAACTTGCCGCTTTCCTTTGGTCAGCAACGGATTTGGTTCCTGCATCAGTTTGAACCTAATAGTTCCTCAAATAATATGCCCGTTGTGGTGCGTTTTACGGGGAATCTCAATGTTGCTTTCTTAGAGGAAAGTTTGAGAGAAGTCGTCCGCCGCCATGAAGTTTTGCGGACAACTTTTCCAGCCGTGAATGGCAAGCCCTCTCAAGTAATTGCTGACGATGTTTCTTTGACACTGCCAATAATTGACTTGCAGCAAGTACCAGATGAAAAACGGGAAGCGGAAGCTCTCTTACTGGCAACTAAGGAAGCTCATCAACCTTTTGATCTCGCCAATGGGCCGATTTTGCGGGTGTTGTTGCTGCGCTTTTGCGATCGCGAGCATCTGCTAATTTGGAATATGCACTGCATAGTTTGTGATGGCGCTTCTTCCGATCTGTTCTATCAAGACTTTACTAGCGTTTATAAAGCATTGTCGGCGGGAAAAGCTTCTCCTTTAACTCCCTTACCAGTGCAGTACGCTGATTTTACCAATTGGCAATATCAGTGGCTCCAGGGAGAGGTTTTAGAGTCACAGGTAAACTACTGGAAGCAAAAGCTAGAAGGAAATTTACCCATTATTGAATTACCTTACGATCGTCCCCGTCCTCACGGTGTGCAGACATATCGAGGCGATCGCGCCGCCCTGCTGCTATCAAAGACGCTGAACCATGCCCTAACAGACCTGAGTCAAAAATGGGGTGTTACCCTCTTCATGACTCTACTAACAGTGTTTGAGCTATTGCTCTACCGTTATTCTGGACAAGAAGACCTACTGATTAGCTTTGCAAGTGCAAGTCGGGGACAAGTAGAAACCGAGCGGCTGATTGGATTTTTCTCTAATACTCTTGTAATGCGGGGTAACTTAGCAGGAAATCCAACTTTTCGACAATTGTTAGACCGCGTGCGTAAGGATTGCTTAGAGGCTTATACCCATCAAGACCTACCATTTGAGAGACTAATTGAAGAACTTAGACCAGAACAACAGAGTCGGAACAGTTCGCCTTTATTTCAAGTAAAGTTCTCCCTCAATCCTCCTTGGTCAAATGGTCGTGGGATGGGAGCATTACAACTACCTGATTTGACTATTACTTCTCTATTTGGTTACATCTATCATGGCAAAACCAAATACGATCTGACATTGGTCTTGCGGGAACAGGATAATGGTCTGGGTATGGTATTTGATTACAATGCCGAGATGTTTGATGCCAGTACTATAGAGCGAATGTTGGGACACTTCAAAACTTTACTCGAAGGTATTGTTGCTAATCCCGATCAGCCGATATCTGAATTACCTCTGTTGACAGCACCTGAACAGCATCAATTATTGGTTGATTGGCATGGCAAACAGGCTGATTATCCACAGAATACTTGTATTCATCAGTGGTTTGAGGCTCAAGTCAAGCGAACTCCAGATAATATTGCAGTAAGTTTTGAAAATCAGCAACTAACTTATCAGGAACTCAATCACCGTGCAAATCAACTAGCCCACTATTTGCAAACTCTAGGGGTAAAATCGGGCGTACTTGTCGGTCTTAATGTTGAGCCTTCCCTAGAGATGATGGTGGGGCTGTTGGGTATTTTGAAAGCAGGAGGAACTTACGTACCCATAGTTCCCACATCTGGGCAAGATAGTCTGGCTTTCATTTTAGAAGATGCCCAAATATCTTTAGTGTTAACCCAAAGCTCATTGGTTGAGAAACTCTCTGAGCATCAGGTACAAGTTATCTGTTTGGATAGTGATTATGAAGCGATCGCGCTACACGCAACTAAAAATCCAAATAATCATATCACAGATCGGACTCTCGCCTGTGTGATGTATGTGTCTGGTGGCAATGGAAAGCCCAACGGTATAGCCATTACCCACCGTAATTTCGTCACCCACAGCCTAGCAATTAGTGATACTTGGGTATTGACACAGAGCGATTGCCTACTACTCATACCTAGTATGAGTTGCGATACTTTCATTGAATCACTATTCCCCAGTTGGATTACTGGTGCTACCGTAATTATCCAGTCTCAAGAGCTACAATCGACGACGCAATTTTTCCCATTCATTGCTCAACAAAAGATTACCGTTGTTAATATACCTACTTATTTTTGGTATGAGTTAGTTAAAGAACCATCTGTGTCTTTAGAAACCTTGCCATCCAGCTTGCGCTTAGTCATGGTTGGTGGTGAAAAAGTCTCACGCAATGCTTATTTAACTTGGGTAGAAAAAGTTAGTAAGCAAGTACGCTGGCTTAATGCTTATGGAGCGTTAGAAACAACTTTAACCGCCACGGTTTACGATCCAGAAACAGCTACTGAAGCCAGTAATACACGACCAGAAATTCCTATAGGAAGAGCGATCGCCAATACCCAAATCTACATTCTCGATCGGCAAGTGCAACCCCTGCCAATTGGCGTTACTGGCGAAATTTACATCAGCAGTATCGGTGTTGCACATGGCTACTTTAACCGTCCCGACTTAACATCTGAGAAATTTATCCCCAATCCCTTTAGCAGCGAATCTGGGTCATACCTATACAGAAGTGGCGACTTAGGACGCTATTTAAGTAACGGCAATATTGAGTTTATTGGCCGCCGAGATAATCAGGCTAAAATTCGCGGTTTTCGGATTGATTTGACACAAATTGAGACAATTTTGGCTCACTATCCAGGCGTGCAGAACGCTGCGGTGATTGCCAAAGAAGATGTTTCTGGGGATAAACATTTAATTGCTTATCTTGTCCCCAAACAAAACGAGACGATTGGGAGTGAGCAACTACTGAGTTTTCTCCAGCAAAAGCTACCTGAGCATTTGTTGCCTAGCTTTGTCATAATTGATTCTCTGCCGTTGAATGCTAATGGTCAAGTTGATTGTAAAGCCTTACTTGCTCTTAATCCAACTAATACTGAAAGAGAAAAAATATTTGCTACGGCAGAAAATCCATTACAACTTCAATTAACAGAAATCTGGGAAAATGTTTTAGGAATTCATCCGATTGGAATAACAGATAACTTTTTTGATTTGGGTGGACACTCACTGCTGGCAGTACGTCTGTTTTCTCAGATTGAAAAGATAGTGGGTAAAAATCTAGCTCTATCTATACTTTTGCAAGCCCCAACTATTGAGCAGTTAGCTAATATTGTTGAGCGAGAAATATGCTCAAAACCTGGGGTTGCGGCAGTACCAACAGCTGATGTCAAGTCTGAAACATCAATTCCTTGGTCATCTTTAGTAGCTATTCAGCCCAACGGTTCTAAGCCTCCTTTCTTCTGTGTACATGGTTTGGGTGGAGAAGTTCTACGTTTCCGTCAATTGGCTGTGCATTTAGGATCGGATCAACCATTTTATGGACTACAACCACAAGGGTTAGATGGAAAACAGCTTCCTTATACCCGAATTGAAGACATGGCAGCGCACTACATTCAACAAATCCAAACTATTCAGCCCGGTGAGCCTTATTTAATCGGTGGATACTCCTCTGGGGGTATAATTGCTTACGAGATGGCTCGGCAATTGGTCATGCAAGGTAAAGAAGTAGCTTTATTAGTTCTATTTGATACCTACGGTTCAAAAAATACTGAATCCCTATCATTGCAAAAGCCAGCCTCTCATGATTGGAAGAGTCTTTTAGCAATTGCATCTAACTATCTTATTGAGCAAGTAAAAGGAAATGCAGAACGATTTAAGTATCAAATCAAAGAGATAGTCTGGCGGTTTGTGTTTCACTTTCACCTGATTCTCAGTCGCCCCTTACCTTACTCCAACCGGAAATACATGGTGGAACATGCTACCATACAAGCGCTAAGAAAATATGCTCTACAAGTTTACTCAGGTCGAGCAACCGTATTCCGAACAGAAGATGGTCTTGTAGTTGGACAACGAGAGGCTGATTCCAAAATGGGTTGGGGTAAATTGGCATTAGGGGGGGTAGATATTTATGATATTTCTGGGATTCATAATTCCATTTTTAAAGAACCCCATGTACAATCTGTGTCCGAAAAAATGAAGGCTTGCATAGATCAAATTATTGCAGAAACCTGA
- a CDS encoding non-ribosomal peptide synthetase: MSLLPVDYQSSLTAVDFDPFADGELLLTAPATESQKEIWASVQMGDAANCAYNESQSLRLKGELDVKVFQSAVEKLVQRHEALRTTFSTDGNTLCIVASRQIEIPIIDLSSSEPQEQQEKLASILRQEVEQPFDLEHGPLFRAKIVKLQAQEHLATLTAHHIICDGWSWAVLMPDLGKLYSGLQQGIVPELEEPDNLSEYAILQEEEADSPEAIATEKYWLEQFADSLPVLDFPSDRPRPPLRTFNAAREDWHLSPELVANLKQLGTKLGCSFMTTLLGGFEVWLHRLTGQNDLVVGIPAAGQAALGQYNLVGHCVNLLPLRSQINGEQSFSDYLRSRRSAVLDAYDHQQFTFGSLVKKLVLPRDSSRIPLVPITFNIDQGLDSDKLPFTGLEVEFFSNPRSFENFELFINATELHGQMTLECQYNTNLFDADTIRHRMTEFETLLLGIVANPNQSIAKLPILPAVEQQLLATWNQTQTDYPQHKCIHQLFEEQVERTPDAVALVFQEQQLTYRELNIRANQLAQYLQTLGVGADVLVGICVDRSLEMVVGVLGILKAGGAYVPLDPGYPQERLAFMLSDTQIKLLLTQKQLIDKLPTHTAKVICLDTDWDTINQTTPENLISNVKTDNLAYVMYTSGSTGQPKGVSVIHQGVVRLVKETDYVSLTTKEVFLQISPISFDASTFEIWGCLLNGGKLIIFPPHTPSLDELGQFIQQYQVTTLWLTAGLFHLIVDEKIDALKPLRQLLAGGDVLSVTHVQKFLNTVENCRLINGYGPTESTTFTCCYDIKAPLKPGASIPIGRPIANTQVYILDSHLQPVPIGITGELYIGGDGLAREYFNRPDLTAERFIANPFSPDSQSRLYKSGDLARYLPDGKIEYLGRIDNQVKVSGFRIELGEIEIALLQYPAVKEAVVIVREDAPGEKVLVGYFVAETGQDSPQIISELRRFLKQQLPEYMVPKIFMALEALPLNANGKVDRRALPKPDSLRPELEANYVAPRTPIEQQIADIWTQVLNVRQVGIYDNFFELGGYSLLGIQVVSRLRQALQVEILMSNLFELPTVADLAERVETLRWATQGVQAADSETADDYEEGEL, encoded by the coding sequence ATGAGCTTATTACCTGTAGATTACCAATCCAGTTTAACTGCGGTTGATTTTGATCCATTTGCAGATGGAGAATTACTTCTAACCGCCCCTGCCACAGAATCACAAAAAGAAATCTGGGCTTCTGTACAAATGGGGGATGCTGCCAATTGTGCTTACAACGAGTCCCAATCTTTGCGGCTAAAAGGCGAACTTGATGTCAAAGTTTTCCAGTCTGCGGTGGAAAAGTTAGTACAACGTCATGAAGCACTCCGAACAACTTTTAGCACCGATGGCAATACACTCTGCATTGTTGCTTCTCGGCAAATTGAAATCCCTATTATTGATCTTTCCAGCTCAGAACCACAAGAACAACAGGAAAAATTAGCTAGTATCTTGCGACAAGAGGTAGAACAACCTTTTGATTTGGAACATGGGCCGCTATTTCGGGCAAAAATTGTCAAATTGCAAGCGCAGGAGCATCTAGCTACTTTGACAGCACATCATATTATTTGTGATGGTTGGTCTTGGGCAGTGCTGATGCCAGATTTGGGTAAACTTTATTCTGGCTTGCAACAGGGTATTGTTCCTGAATTAGAAGAACCAGACAATTTAAGTGAATATGCGATTTTGCAGGAAGAAGAGGCGGATAGTCCAGAAGCGATCGCCACAGAAAAATATTGGTTGGAACAATTCGCTGACTCTTTACCTGTACTGGATTTCCCTAGCGATCGCCCCCGTCCCCCACTCAGAACCTTTAACGCCGCGCGCGAAGATTGGCATTTAAGTCCCGAATTAGTTGCCAACCTCAAACAACTAGGGACAAAACTCGGTTGTAGCTTTATGACCACTCTCCTGGGAGGATTTGAAGTTTGGCTACACCGCCTGACAGGGCAAAACGACTTAGTTGTTGGAATTCCAGCCGCTGGACAAGCTGCTTTGGGGCAATATAATCTCGTAGGGCATTGCGTAAATTTGCTGCCTTTGCGTAGCCAGATTAATGGCGAACAATCTTTCAGCGACTACTTGCGATCGCGGCGATCGGCTGTGTTAGATGCTTACGATCATCAACAATTTACCTTTGGTAGTCTGGTCAAAAAATTAGTTTTGCCACGGGATTCTAGCCGTATTCCCTTAGTTCCCATTACCTTTAATATCGATCAGGGTTTAGATAGCGATAAACTCCCCTTCACTGGGTTGGAAGTAGAATTTTTCTCTAACCCCCGTTCCTTCGAGAATTTTGAACTGTTCATCAATGCTACGGAATTACATGGTCAGATGACCCTGGAATGTCAGTACAACACTAATTTATTTGATGCTGACACTATTCGCCACCGAATGACAGAGTTTGAAACTTTGTTATTGGGTATAGTTGCTAACCCCAATCAAAGTATTGCTAAATTGCCAATTTTGCCAGCAGTTGAGCAACAGTTATTAGCAACATGGAACCAGACTCAAACAGATTATCCTCAACATAAGTGCATTCATCAGTTATTTGAAGAGCAGGTAGAACGCACCCCCGATGCAGTGGCGTTGGTATTTCAAGAACAGCAACTCACTTATCGAGAGTTAAATATTCGCGCCAACCAATTAGCGCAATACCTGCAAACATTAGGAGTAGGTGCAGATGTTCTTGTCGGAATCTGTGTCGATCGCTCCTTAGAAATGGTGGTAGGTGTTTTAGGAATTCTAAAAGCAGGTGGAGCTTATGTCCCTCTAGATCCGGGGTATCCGCAAGAACGCTTGGCTTTCATGCTTTCAGACACCCAGATCAAATTACTCTTGACCCAAAAACAGCTAATTGACAAACTACCTACTCACACAGCAAAGGTAATTTGCCTAGATACCGATTGGGATACTATCAACCAAACAACACCAGAGAATTTAATTAGTAATGTCAAGACTGACAACTTGGCTTATGTAATGTACACATCTGGTTCTACAGGTCAGCCCAAGGGTGTTAGTGTTATTCATCAAGGTGTAGTTAGATTAGTCAAAGAAACTGACTATGTAAGCCTCACCACCAAAGAAGTATTTCTGCAAATTAGTCCTATCTCCTTTGACGCTTCAACTTTTGAAATTTGGGGTTGTTTACTTAACGGCGGAAAACTAATAATATTCCCTCCCCATACCCCATCTTTAGACGAATTAGGGCAATTTATTCAGCAATATCAGGTGACAACCCTGTGGCTAACAGCAGGTTTATTCCATCTAATAGTCGATGAAAAGATTGATGCTTTAAAACCCTTGCGTCAACTGTTAGCAGGTGGTGATGTTTTATCCGTTACCCACGTCCAGAAATTTCTCAACACAGTAGAAAACTGTAGACTGATTAATGGTTACGGGCCGACAGAAAGCACAACTTTTACCTGCTGTTATGACATTAAAGCACCACTAAAGCCAGGGGCTTCTATTCCTATTGGTCGCCCCATTGCTAATACTCAAGTTTATATCTTAGACTCCCATTTACAACCCGTCCCGATTGGAATCACAGGTGAGTTGTATATTGGTGGTGATGGTTTAGCACGAGAATATTTCAATCGCCCGGATCTGACTGCTGAAAGATTTATTGCCAATCCCTTTAGCCCAGATAGTCAATCACGCTTATATAAAAGTGGAGACTTAGCCCGCTATTTGCCAGATGGAAAAATTGAATACCTGGGTCGGATTGACAATCAGGTAAAAGTGAGCGGTTTCCGCATAGAATTGGGTGAAATTGAAATCGCACTTTTGCAATATCCGGCAGTAAAAGAAGCTGTTGTGATTGTTCGAGAAGATGCTCCTGGTGAGAAAGTTCTGGTTGGTTATTTTGTGGCAGAAACTGGTCAAGATAGCCCACAAATAATCTCCGAGTTACGGCGATTCTTGAAACAGCAGCTTCCTGAGTATATGGTGCCAAAGATTTTTATGGCACTGGAAGCGTTGCCGCTAAATGCTAACGGCAAAGTCGATCGTCGCGCACTACCTAAGCCTGATTCTTTGCGTCCAGAATTGGAAGCAAATTATGTAGCGCCTCGCACTCCCATTGAGCAGCAGATTGCAGATATCTGGACACAGGTTTTGAATGTCAGGCAGGTTGGGATTTACGACAACTTTTTTGAATTGGGTGGATATTCTCTACTGGGAATTCAAGTGGTTTCTCGACTGCGCCAAGCCTTGCAAGTAGAAATTCTCATGTCCAATTTATTTGAATTGCCAACGGTAGCAGATTTGGCTGAACGAGTTGAGACTTTGCGTTGGGCAACCCAAGGTGTTCAGGCTGCTGATAGTGAAACAGCTGATGATTATGAGGAAGGCGAGCTATGA
- a CDS encoding acyltransferase family protein, giving the protein MPKISMYNQINSLTALRGIAALVVVVHHFSYYTLPKTGSNLSAYSNFFRNGYLWVDFFFILSGFIMTHVYIEDFSLKVNPSKYRSYLLSRFARIYPLHIFIISLLIGLEILKLFLLNNSAFTGKFNLTALFANIFLLQAFDLNCPPLFWCDTYWNEPAWSISVEFVIYCIFPFLLFLLLRNNKINDLKVYVFALFSILLLIAFTRGNLDSIIGIPSIARCGLECILGIITYKVYRRGNYRNYFNLNLLAIIAITWIILIMNSYWNYWRSLHDWLILPVFSLLILAVSINNNSLISNFLNSRLMLYLGTISYSIYMVHWFVQELLKTLWIYKFHHAFGKGFTEYEALTSLGVFLMIIILSASLTYRFVEVPMRNYLKSTILAKQ; this is encoded by the coding sequence ATGCCAAAAATATCAATGTATAACCAAATCAATTCGCTCACTGCTCTGCGCGGTATTGCAGCTTTGGTTGTTGTTGTACATCATTTCTCGTATTATACTTTACCTAAAACTGGTTCAAATTTATCAGCATATAGCAATTTTTTTCGTAATGGATATTTGTGGGTTGATTTTTTCTTCATTCTGAGTGGTTTTATCATGACCCACGTTTATATTGAAGATTTTTCATTAAAAGTTAATCCATCTAAATATCGTTCATATTTATTGTCGCGTTTTGCCAGGATCTATCCTCTACATATATTTATTATCTCTCTATTGATCGGATTAGAAATTTTAAAATTATTTTTACTCAATAATTCTGCCTTTACTGGTAAGTTTAATTTAACTGCCCTTTTTGCTAATATTTTCCTTCTCCAAGCATTCGACTTAAATTGCCCACCTTTATTTTGGTGCGATACTTATTGGAATGAGCCAGCTTGGTCAATTAGTGTAGAGTTTGTTATTTATTGCATATTTCCATTTCTGTTATTTCTATTATTACGAAACAATAAGATAAATGATCTTAAAGTTTATGTTTTTGCTCTCTTCAGTATATTACTACTAATTGCCTTTACCCGTGGAAATCTAGATAGTATTATTGGCATACCTTCCATAGCTAGATGCGGGCTAGAGTGCATACTCGGTATCATAACTTATAAAGTCTATCGCAGAGGTAATTATAGAAATTATTTTAATCTTAATTTACTAGCAATTATAGCTATAACTTGGATAATTTTGATTATGAATTCCTACTGGAATTATTGGCGTAGTCTTCATGATTGGCTAATTTTGCCAGTTTTTTCGCTCTTAATTTTAGCTGTATCCATCAACAATAATAGTCTAATATCAAATTTTTTAAATTCACGGTTGATGCTGTATTTAGGGACTATATCTTACTCAATTTACATGGTTCATTGGTTTGTTCAAGAATTGTTAAAAACATTGTGGATTTATAAATTTCACCACGCTTTTGGTAAAGGATTCACAGAATATGAAGCCTTGACATCTCTTGGAGTATTTCTTATGATTATCATATTGTCCGCATCATTGACATATAGATTTGTAGAGGTTCCAATGCGTAATTATTTAAAGTCTACAATCTTGGCTAAACAATGA